A section of the Metabacillus endolithicus genome encodes:
- a CDS encoding glycosyltransferase family 2 protein, giving the protein MEPILTIVVPCYNEEEVLPETLTVLIDKLDELIEGRLISNQSNILLVDDGSKDQTWSIIYKESLQNKKVHGIKLARNVGHQSALLAGLITAKDSSDCVVSIDADLQDDVDVINDFILKYNEGFDIVYGVRDKRDTDQLFKKTTAEAFYKVMQKLGVNLIYNHADYRLMSKRAVEELEKFEEVNLFLRGIVPLIGFPSTSVYYDRKERFAGDTKYPLKKMISFAFEGITSFSVTPIRFVLLLGMLSFFTSLLFGSYFVTLKFIGETETGWTSLITSIWLIGGLQLIAIGLIGEYIGKIYKESKRRPRYSIDINTLGLTKQLIKRNIETDASDHKELL; this is encoded by the coding sequence ATGGAACCGATACTTACAATAGTCGTACCCTGCTATAACGAAGAAGAGGTGTTGCCTGAAACTTTAACTGTACTGATTGATAAATTAGATGAGCTTATAGAAGGCAGGCTAATATCAAACCAGAGTAATATATTACTTGTAGATGATGGGAGCAAAGATCAAACTTGGTCGATTATCTATAAAGAAAGCTTACAAAATAAAAAAGTACATGGTATAAAACTAGCAAGAAATGTTGGACACCAGAGTGCGTTATTAGCAGGACTAATCACTGCAAAAGATTCGTCAGATTGTGTTGTATCTATCGATGCAGACTTACAAGATGACGTAGATGTTATAAATGATTTTATCCTAAAGTATAATGAAGGCTTTGATATTGTATATGGTGTAAGAGATAAACGAGATACTGATCAATTATTTAAGAAAACAACTGCAGAGGCATTCTACAAGGTAATGCAAAAACTAGGTGTAAATTTAATCTATAATCACGCTGATTATCGCTTAATGAGTAAAAGAGCTGTTGAGGAGTTAGAAAAATTTGAAGAAGTAAATTTATTTTTAAGGGGAATAGTTCCTTTAATAGGGTTTCCATCTACATCTGTTTATTATGATCGAAAAGAAAGATTTGCTGGTGATACAAAATATCCTTTAAAGAAAATGATTTCCTTTGCTTTTGAAGGGATTACCTCTTTTTCAGTAACACCAATAAGGTTTGTTTTACTTCTAGGAATGCTCTCCTTTTTTACTAGTTTGTTATTTGGATCATATTTTGTAACTTTAAAGTTTATAGGAGAAACAGAAACAGGGTGGACATCATTAATTACATCTATTTGGCTAATTGGAGGATTACAGTTAATAGCCATTGGATTAATTGGCGAGTACATTGGGAAGATTTATAAAGAGTCAAAAAGGCGACCAAGATATAGTATTGATATAAATACTTTAGGTTTAACAAAACAACTTATTAAAAGGAATATTGAAACTGATGCTTCAGACCATAAAGAATTACTATAA
- a CDS encoding GtrA family protein: MLQTIKNYYNKSNTIIRFIGVGIINTIIGISSIFLLLNVFGFSYWISTFIGNGIGAIISYILNRNFTFNSNVSNKKGIVLFLFVIVVSYYVSYNIGYSLINKNVLSTNLYGEELSILLAAFIYTVLNYLGQRYLTFKQI; the protein is encoded by the coding sequence ATGCTTCAGACCATAAAGAATTACTATAATAAGTCAAACACAATTATACGATTTATTGGAGTGGGGATCATAAATACGATCATTGGGATCTCTTCGATTTTCCTTCTATTAAATGTATTTGGTTTCTCCTATTGGATATCAACTTTTATAGGAAATGGTATAGGAGCTATAATTAGCTATATTCTTAATAGGAATTTTACGTTTAATAGCAATGTTAGTAATAAAAAAGGAATCGTTCTATTCTTATTTGTCATAGTAGTAAGCTATTATGTCTCTTACAATATAGGATACAGTTTGATAAATAAGAATGTTCTAAGTACCAATTTATATGGAGAAGAGCTTTCGATATTGTTAGCTGCATTTATCTATACAGTATTGAATTATTTAGGACAGAGATACTTAACATTTAAACAAATATGA